In Camelus bactrianus isolate YW-2024 breed Bactrian camel chromosome 5, ASM4877302v1, whole genome shotgun sequence, the DNA window TTGATTTCTGGCTGGGCTTGACAGTGGGAGGGGCTGTCAAGTATGAAAGAATAAGAGGAGTGAGAGACCTGGATGgatattcatttctttcttctgctcttcTTTGAACAGTGGCTGCATTCCCTGGACCATAGCTTCCATAAGGCTAGGCAGCACTTTTTTCACTGCTACAGCTCTCACTGGCTTTCAGGATACTATCTCTTCTTATTTCTGAAACCTAAGGTACCAGTGGCCTCCAGCTATTGCTCATCTGTGGGCACCTCACTGTATTTGTTAGTTTTTTATTGTGGCAACAAACAAATGCAGAGTTTCAGTAGCTTAAAATAACAGACACTTGTTTTTGGCTCATGGAACATAAAGGGTATGGGTCAGCTGAGACTCAAATTCCaagtgttttctcattttaaatcccAGGCTGAAAAGATATGATGTTTTCATGACCGAGGGCAGAAACTCCAGAAAGAAAGCCGGACTCAAACCCCACAACTTGGAACACTTCTGCTCCAATAGGGAAAAGTCAAGCCTGCCCACATCTAAGTGGCCAAAGCATGTAACATAGCCAAGCCTAAAGTGAAGTGAGTCAGGACATTTACTTCTCCCACAGGATTCTCAGACTATCCTGGTGACCTTTACTTCCTGTTAGGACTCCTGAATAATACAATGAtctactgaaaaaaattattgtaatGATACATAAAGCAGTCACTCTGCAAAGGCAGGGATTGCAGCCAGCCCCAGGCAGGAACCAGACTGAGAGACTTGAGTGCTTGCCGTTTCTCATCTCTGCTCCTTTCTGTTcgcttccctctttctctttctgtgggaCGGCTGCACTTGCTTCTTTACGTACATATTGGAAACATCATGGCCAACAGTCCTTAAGTGTCTGTTGGTCCTACCTTCACATTTTCAGACTGGCTCAGTGTGCAACAGGTGCTCATTCCTCGTGCTATCAAAAGAATCCAATTGGCAAGGAGCCACACTGTACAAAATAGCTGCTGGGATCCAGCAATGTCACTATATCGATTATGCCAAAGTAAGACAAACAGAAGATGTGGATGACAAAATCCACCCTCTAAGCATAGACATTGTTTTGGTCATAGGTTTTCCTTTTGTCATCATTATTTTGTTAAACAGCATTTATTAACtaagtaaaattaatttacttttgCTGTACTTTTTTGTTTAGTGCAATATTGATTCTCCACTTCAAAGAAATCTGGGCTTTATAATATGAagttaattgtttttaaaatctttgatttTCTCTATGCAAGACACTATGTCTAAGTATTCAGCTTctcctaaagaaagaaagaaaactttttagTCTTAGACATCTCTCTGAAGACACCTGAGAAGTCCAATTACCTGTTTACCTGCACATATGGCTTTAAGCCTGGTAATAAGGACATTTTCACTTAGTACTTTTGAGGGAGAgattttttaacaaaaacaatgaaatctaATTATTTACACTGGCTTTGATAATTCTGCATAGCATAAAAGTATTGGTAgcaagaaagtaagaaaaagagtATTGCACTTTAAGGTTCTTATCATCCCTTATTGCTCATAATCTATGTGATATTTACTTTCACCTCAACTCTGCTATGAGCTAGGTATTATCACTCCATTTTGAGGATGAGAAAACTCGGAGAAGCTGAGTAACCGgctcaaggttacacagctgtTAAATGGCAGATTCCAGATGCAAATCTACGTTGGACTAACTGCAAAGCCTGTACTTATTTGCAAAGTACCTAGGATGGTATTGGACCAATAGTAAGCACCAAGAAACATTAGCTCCCTTCCCCTGTAAAGATTCTTTCACTTCTATCATACCATGATCTGAATGGTTCTTTCAGAAAGCGAGTGGAGTGGGATTATGATACTGAGAGGCTGCTTCTGCCACATCAGTGCCAGAGGGGCTGAGAGTGAGCCAGCTTCCCAGATCTTAGCAGGACTGGGGTCTGAGATTAATCCTCTTAATTAAGATTGGTAATTTCTCTTTGGCCCACCAAGTTCTGCAAAACTGTTCTATGTTTCAGGGACTAGAATAATTGTGTGGAAACTATTTGTCATAGTGTAGATGACGAGAAAGAGAGAAGGGCAGTGAGTGTCCCATTCCTCACACAACCCTGTGGTCACTCCATTTTTGAGGACATATTGAGGCCTATACCATTTCCCACATGATTTACGCAGGAAATGTTCTCAGTGGCTCTATGTTCCAGCCAAAACTTTTGTATATAAGATATAATGGTATATTCATTACACTACAATACTGTACATATCTCAACTACATAAAACTGTGTATATatgcctatatatatgtatacttgcatatatatatatatatatatgaacacacacatacccatatatatatgggtaaggatGAGAAGAAAATTTATTGGTGATGAGATTGCAGgtaatatttctaaatttaaaaaatttaacatttgaaaatgatttgtgaaactaaaaaaggaaaccataacaAATGAACACATGACAAGGCTtcagctaaacacacacacaccaaagggAGCATCTGAGAAAAGTGAAGGAAACATTTTTCATCATTTAAATACTTCAAAACAAATTAATTTATCTCTGCCAGGATACACAAGACATTTATACTGTTGTTTTCCACTGGGGAGGGAAGCAGAGTGGCTATagagaaggggtgggagagagactTCCATTGTGTATCAGTTAAGACCTTTGGAATTATGAATCCATGTTAAGTGtgtcactaaaaaaaataaagacagaaaagaaagcatataCTCTTTCTCCCTGTCTTAGTAGGTGAAGTAGAATTAGCacaattcttttttggggggggtggtaattaggtttattttagttatttatttattaaatggaggtactggggattgaacctaggacctcatgcatgctaagcacatgctgtatCACCGAGCTATACCAACGCCCCTCACTAATTAGCACGATTCTTAAATTGCTATTTTACTCTTTCTTAAAAATTCTCCAACTCTATTTTTCACGGGTCATTtgtaaaacaaatgtttttaagtACATCACTTCCTATATATCTTTTAATGCACTATAACATCAGATATACATCACTTACAAGGCAATAGCTTTATCTGGGCATGGTGGGACATTCCGAGTAAGTGTAAAATGTGATCTCTAGCTTTGGTGAacgtacatttttttttcctttggatgaTAGAACACATAAAGAAGTATAaataataagtataaataaaagtTGTCTGTTAGAAATTATTACTGCAATGCCTGACATACACTGAAATAATTCAGAAATTGGAGTGGATTAGAACACATACAGAACTTCCATAGCGTTTGTACCAGTTAGCTCATGCTAAGGTCCATTAACAAATCCATCCTAATAATTCAGTGACTATAGAATAAAACACATGTTTGCTTCCCCAATAGCAGTCCAGGGTGGGCTTTTAGTTAGCTGGGTGGCTCTCTTCCACGGTTGGAAAGACACTCAGATGGACAGCTGTTTTGCCTCCTTTGGCTGTGCAGCATCTTAAGCCCTTCAGGGCATCTATCCAAGGCGCCgttttccaaagggaaaaaagcacAGAGGCATGAGGGTGCTTTTACATGAGTCAACTCCTGCAAGGGTACACATCCCTTCCTCTCACATCCTACCAGCTATAGTTCAGCAACCAGGCCACCCCACACTGCACGAGAGGCAAGGACATGCAGCCTAGCTGGCCAGCTGCACACTTGACCCGTCCACTGCAACGGGTGAAGGACCAGGGTCCATGCTGGTGTATGAACAGCTGACAGTCTCTATCACAAATATGGAAGGAACATCAGTGATTCTGGGGGaataaagaagggaaagaatGACTTTATCTGGGCAGGAGGAACAATAAAAATAACCAGGCTGTTAAACCTGATTAGGCTTCCAATTCTTTATCCGGTAAGCAAAACCTATTCTagatcatttgcaaaaatgttcccATCTTTTACGTTTCTGTAGTTCTAGAGCTAACATTCGATGGGTACTGATTCAGCTGGAGCAACGTGTTCATGTTGGAAATGGGGCAAGAGAGCACTTATGTTACGTGGGTAGAAGATGTATTGAATAATCACCGTTTCAcactggagatttttaaaaaattaagtgacaGATATTGATAAGTACCTACTATATACCAGACACTTTGCTGGGTGCTGCAGAGGATGCAGTTAACTCACTGCTTTTAAGAGATTACAGACTATTTACAGGGGACCGGAGTGGGATGATGAAAGGAGACGATTATGAATGAAGCAGAACAGGATATGTTCCCAGGGTTCCAGACCTCAAACTTTAGGGTAGGACATGAGGGGAATATGAAAGGACCCTTGAATATCTTCTACAGgacttttaggaagaaaaaaaaaatctctaacatAAGCTTGTTTCCCTGTGATTTGTCTCTTACAACAAGAGACATTAAATTTCCATTCATTGCAAGTTCTGATTAATTAACTTGAGGTTAAACTGTAGTTTTACTACAAGTAAAAATGCATGAATCCATCCTCTATTTTATAGGCAGTGAATTAATTTAAGATTCTTTATGAGGTAAAACTGGACCTTTAGGCAATTAAGGCATTACACGCAATTTACCTGTTTctatgaaaacatattctcaagttttatgatgaaaaatattGTCAAATGCAGTGTTCTACTGCCGGTAATTCTTAGCTGGTCACACCTCTAATATATTCCAGGGCTCTTAATCTTTGGACAAAATGGCTCTATcctggatttatttttctctagttataatttttaaaaatgttgtctTCATACAGAAATCACAATCCTGAAGATTCTGAAAAGAGGGCATTGCGGGCCACCTTCACGTTTAGTTTTGGCTTCTGGATCATGTCTTGTTATGAACTCACTGCCAtcgtttttattttgttttgatcatCTGTTTCAATTTACCTTTCTTCTGTAACTCAAGACCTGGGCCTAGACGTCAGGTGCCCTACATTTCAGTTGGCTTTGCCACTTCCTGATGGGCATGTCCTTTACTCTGTTGGGGCCTTGGTTTTACTTGTCTGTCAAATGGGAGGGATGAACCAGAAGATGGTGTAGGCTGCACTCTCTGAATATTCCTCTTCTGTATGTTACTATTGGTTTGATCACTTTTCTTTATTTGGTTATCAATCtatcagtttaatttttaaaagggtttGTTCCcttaacttttttaaagtattgtcAGAAGCCCATTTGAACCAGCATAACCTAGGATGCTTATTTAAGAtgtagattcctttttttttaaattgaagtataattgatttacaatgttgtgttaacttctggtgtatagcatagagaTTCACTTATacacgtatgtatatatattcctcttcatgttctttttcattataggccattacaaggtactgaatatagttccctgtgctgtacagtaggaccttgttgtttatctattttatatatagtacttagtatctacaaatcccaaactcccaatttatccctccccacttccttgcccaactggtaaccataaatttgttttctatgtctatgagcctgtctctgtttaataaataagttcatttgtggaatcttaaaaaaaaaaagtatacaaaataTGTCGATTTTTAGTTCCTCCAGCTCATTTACTAAATCAGAATTTCCAGGGAAGTTACTTCTCACTCTTTAATGTAAATAAAAGTCACATGGGggtcttgtaaaactgaaatctCCAATTCAGTGTCTGTGGTAAGACCTGAGAgcttgtatttctaacaagcttaCAGGTAATACTGCTGATCTGTACTTTGAATATGAGGACTCTCTAAGTCAGCTGAGACCCCGCAGAACCATGTCTTGAATGGCAACAGGATTAGCCAGCTGTCGAATGTTTAAGATGTAGCAATTGGGCCTAAAATGTAGCATGTAGCATCTGGGTCATATAAAACAAAGAAGAACGGGGATGCAGAAGAAAGTTTAAAGAATATAATGGGATATGAATCAGGTTCTCTCGTGAGTAGCCACATCAGAGAACCACACTCATTATTGCTCTGTTATTCTAGATCATGAGAATGTGTTGAAATTCCAAGTACCAAGTAGTAGGAATAAGCAAAatggtttccttttttctggTTCCTGCTGTGCTACATGGTATCCACAGgctttttcctcttatttcccTTCTACAGATTTTACAGGCCTGAGGCTGGTGTCATCACATTGTTCACTGTCATGGAAATAAGGCCTCTTTTCTGACTCTGTGTGGTGATGAGTAACAAGATTGTTTCTGCTCAGGGGTGAAAAGGTCTTCAAACTAGTTTGCTTTCTAGTAAACAGTGGGCCTAGAGATTAAATTTCTGCtagtgtgttttttttaactaattttttttttattgaggcataattgacacATAATATTATATTGTTTTCAGGTGTTCTTACCTCTtagtttagttttcattttttaaaagggtcTGATCCTTTACATTTGAACAATCTGTGGTGACTGGGTATAAAATTAGCTTCCGTGAGTGTCCTTTTCCTCAACTGCAGTACTCAAAGGCAAAAATGGTTTTGTAGAAATGTGTGCATTTGCATGTTTAAATGGGATCTGATTTATATTGTGCCAAGTACCATTACTGACAATTACGTAGGCTTTGAAATGAAATTATGACTAAAAAATATATGTGGCATATGTTCTACACCAATTAAAAATATGCctagggaaactttttttttaaactccacaaACCCTGCTAAAAATCTAAGAATCATGCCAAcctattgaatttttttctttgcacagATCTAACGTTTTTCTCACTCAACTTTTGAACATCAGgtagttttaaattgcatttcatgtaataataattataacaatcaTAATAGCAGCCCACACTCACAGAGTTCTTATTAGATGCCAACTATATGCCAAGTGGTTTATGAATTATCCTTTTACTATATATTCTACATAGCCTAGCTGCTCTGTTTAATATGTACACAAGGAAAATCTTAATGCTCAGTTGATAATACAtacccacacacaaacacacacacaataaaccACTGTGAGGAAAGGAAACAAGAACagtcttaaaaaataacaaagtccTAAAGTCCTCTGACAGATTTagcaaattctttttatttacatAGAAATGTGTACACATACTCTCTGTACACAGAAAATTCtaagtgtatatacatatatgattcccacatattttacaataaatagtattttaatcttgtttctaagtgaaaataaaaagatgtttcaAAGTATTTCACACCAACCACAAAATTACAAAAGCACCGGATGAACTCAGAGCAAAAATGTCAAGCCTGTACTACTACACACTAAGCCTAGTACAATTTtttacaaaagacaaaaaaccaaACACTGTGCAGATATCACCAGGAAAAGGAAAGGCATGGAGATGCAAAACAGAGATGAGGGCTGTTGCCTTTCTGAACAAGGTGGTAAGAGCATTTTTGTTGGTTAGGACTGGTCGTCCTTCAGTCCTCCATTTAATGTTTTACTGTAAGtgatattttacagataagaaggaGAAAAGTTAACATCTATGGCAAAAAGAGTAACCATTCCATGAGTCTTACACATTCTAAAAATCTTTTCACTGGTCAGCCACACTCTCTTCCTCTGCTAATTCACAGATCAGCCAGTCTTTTGACATAGGATGACCGTCGACCCCCTCAGAGAAGATGAGAAGGACCAGATCGTGGAAGTCATCTCAAAAGCCTGACGAGTCATGTATCTTGGTAATTAACACTTCATAATAGTCATGTTTAAAtatcctctttctttctgtagaATTTGATCCctcatttaaataattaaatgcaaGGAGAACTTAATCTAAAAGGCTAGAAATGATGACTAATCATCCTGGAATTTCCTCCTTCCActtccagtttcttttccatCCTACCCTCGGAAACGATCACTTTCTCTCAATTTCAGAGTTATTCTACACAGGTATATAAAAATCATACTACTAAAGGAGTAGAATGAGGTTATAGACTGAATAGGGATTTAGGATATTTTTGACGACTTCACAGCACTGAATTTGGCAAAAGAATCCAAAAACATCCTGATCTTCATTATTGTTGAGCTGACTTAATGTTATATCCAGATTTGCTTTCTTAATACCCTAATATTACTGCTCAGATGAGACTCATAAGGATGGTGGCCAACCCAGGACTAAgtgtttttaaatcacatttcacTCAACTCTCGCTCAGATAACAGTGTATTTTGTTCTACTGTGGCACTGTAACTTCACACATGAGTACTGAAACAAATTTTACCCCTTCATCTCTCATATCAGTAACAGCACAGATGTGGGAGAAaagacagcaataaaaaaaagaatttgatgtCAGAAATGTGATTCATCTATCAAATacaatcttttcagttgctttaCTGAATCTGCTATTTTTAAGGTAACCTTCCAAAACACATTTCAAAGGCAGGCTCATTTCAAGAGCAATGTTTATCACATGCATAATTTGTCTCCTTCCTGTTACATGTTGCTACCACTGATGCGTCTTTTAGAGAAACAATATCTGGAGGACTTGGCCATTCCACTGAGAGTGATGGCTTCATATGTAATCTGATGCTTCAGATTAAGGTACTTATGATTGAAACACACACGTTTCACATTTaaagatgtttctttttcttttctttttttttttttaatttgaaaacctTATATGGAATGAAGGTTCACTGCCAGAAACAAAAGGGATCCTTTACCATTAAGATCTGGGCTTGGTTCTTGGTCATTCTAATTGAATGTTTATTCGTCCTTCATTTCTGTGGCTGTGGAAAGATTCAGCCAGAAGATAAGTATGGAGTCTCACTATGGTAATTGTAGTCAGGACAGACCTTTTGCACAAGTTTATAATCAACACTGTAAAACGCAATGTAGATGCAAATGACCTTGAAGGGCTTCGAGCACAACCAGGAAACGTGGCTCTGAGTCTGCTCCTGGTAGCAGATCTTGGACGGGTCAAAGTTGCACAGGGCGGTCTTCTTCGCCCGATCTGTTTTTTCATACTCAATGCGACAATTGAACGATTTGGATTCCTTGGTCTCCAAGGTAGACTGCGGGGAAACTTCAAATTCCACCACTTTGGAGGGGGGTACCAAACTCACTGAAACATTGCCCAGGCCTGTGGAATTATGTCGGAAGTAAACACTGAAGGTTCCATTTCCATGGTCAACAATTTTCCCCGTGATGAGGAGGTTGAGTTTAACAGTTTTTATGTTGGAATGGAAGTCGCCCCATccaaacattttcttaaatttcccTGTTTTCACTATTGGCCTCCGTTTAGTTCTTGCCAGTGGCTCCTGAACCTCCGTGATGTTGGCCAGCCAATCCCAAAAGTTCTCCATGCTGTCTGCATACACCAAGTGCCCAGGCTTGGGGACCGGAGACTGTTTAACAAACAGGCGCAGAGGATTGATGATCCTTGAGTGCTCCACGTTTCCAACCAGCGTCCCTGGAGCATCCTTGTCTTCCCAATCTAGCCCCTCTGTGGCATGCACCACCTTTTTACTGTCACAAAACAGCTGtttgaaaagaagagagagaaataaactttagGTTAGGCTTTGCGTGCACACATACCAAAGCCAAAGCACCAGGGAAATTCCTGTGATATTATTTCAGTTCTTGCTAAACAGCATTTCACACACACAGCTGGGCACCCCAGTGTAACAAGAGGACCATTTAATTCAAGCAGTGTAAATCTGTGAGTACAAAAATGGGAGCGATGAGATTAAGAGTGTATCTGCAGGTTCTGAATCCAGAGGATTTAACCAACTCTGGGTTGAAaatattgaggggaaaaaaaaatccagaaagcaaaacttgaatttgccacggTCTGGCAACTATta includes these proteins:
- the NXPH2 gene encoding neurexophilin-2, which gives rise to MRLRPLPLVVVPGLLQLLFCDSKKVVHATEGLDWEDKDAPGTLVGNVEHSRIINPLRLFVKQSPVPKPGHLVYADSMENFWDWLANITEVQEPLARTKRRPIVKTGKFKKMFGWGDFHSNIKTVKLNLLITGKIVDHGNGTFSVYFRHNSTGLGNVSVSLVPPSKVVEFEVSPQSTLETKESKSFNCRIEYEKTDRAKKTALCNFDPSKICYQEQTQSHVSWLCSKPFKVICIYIAFYSVDYKLVQKVCPDYNYHSETPYLSSG